A single genomic interval of Shewanella psychropiezotolerans harbors:
- a CDS encoding molybdopterin-containing oxidoreductase family protein, producing the protein MKINRRAFLQGVGASSIVSSLSGLMPGIASATEQRGGAPDKLLKREGEIKYHTCQRNCADRCLLKFTVQNGRMTYVEGASEMKKMGTSPCVKGHAYVQYTYAADRILHPMERAGEKGEGKWRRISWDEAYAKISTRLKTIIKEHGADSILPYSYSGHEGVIGKYGGPSRFFNAVGARKLDRKVCVFAAYEGLKSVTGTYQGPDPYDNIYTNCYISWGQNETATNVHGIKFINQARDKGAKLLVVNPIRTPIASQADIWLQPKPSTDTHLAAGIMKYLIENNLADIKFIKANTLGYQDLLKRLDEMSYDEIEKVTGIPREKMFKFAKVYGESELSVLRLGYGMQRNYNGARMSRAIAMMHAVAGQFGKIGNGFVYDNTQADDSLNYSKGRADHIHPNPDTVGHVNMTEIAKAIHPTNPTAYGKPIKPIKAVINYNGNFVSVAPDSNACRLGAMRDDLFLVVHDFLMTDTAELADIIVPSTTQFEFPDMGTDYNCYHMQTSEKVIEPLGESKDNWIFFKELAAHMGLDHHPELRVDYEQILRDFLDTDEPAFRHNNITYEQIIKEKFVTVYDQRPYFGDGKYKTDSGKIEFHSQMMKDAGYHPVIDFGLPEDEMTPEERNLPFRMLSPAIPQRANSAFYNVKYIRNFPAYFAKVNTEDAKELGINNNDRVRLSNHRGEAFFIAQVSSQVGRGTVMAPKNNWRRMDPQGKASCTNNLTTDKLTDMGGCSAYHSTNVALEKA; encoded by the coding sequence ATGAAGATTAACAGACGCGCATTCCTGCAGGGGGTTGGAGCCAGCTCCATTGTCAGCTCTCTGTCAGGCTTGATGCCCGGCATTGCCAGTGCTACGGAACAACGTGGCGGCGCGCCAGACAAGTTACTCAAGCGCGAAGGTGAGATCAAATATCACACTTGCCAACGTAACTGTGCTGACCGCTGTTTGCTGAAGTTTACCGTGCAAAATGGTCGTATGACCTATGTTGAAGGTGCTTCAGAGATGAAGAAGATGGGCACCTCACCTTGCGTTAAGGGTCATGCCTATGTGCAGTACACTTACGCTGCCGATCGTATCTTACATCCGATGGAACGTGCGGGTGAAAAAGGCGAAGGTAAGTGGCGTCGTATTTCATGGGATGAAGCCTATGCAAAAATCAGCACGCGCCTGAAGACTATCATTAAAGAGCACGGTGCGGATTCGATTCTGCCATACAGCTATTCGGGCCACGAAGGAGTTATCGGTAAGTACGGCGGACCTAGCCGTTTCTTCAACGCCGTAGGAGCACGTAAGCTAGACCGTAAGGTGTGCGTATTCGCCGCCTATGAAGGCCTTAAATCTGTGACCGGCACTTATCAAGGTCCAGATCCATACGACAATATCTATACCAATTGTTATATCTCTTGGGGTCAGAACGAGACGGCAACCAACGTTCACGGCATCAAGTTCATCAACCAGGCACGCGATAAGGGTGCCAAGCTATTGGTAGTGAACCCAATACGCACACCTATCGCGTCCCAAGCCGATATCTGGCTACAGCCAAAACCAAGTACCGATACCCATCTCGCTGCCGGTATCATGAAGTATCTGATCGAGAACAACTTAGCCGATATTAAGTTTATCAAAGCCAACACCCTTGGTTACCAGGACCTGCTAAAACGTCTAGACGAAATGAGCTACGACGAAATTGAGAAGGTCACAGGCATACCAAGAGAGAAGATGTTCAAGTTCGCCAAGGTCTACGGTGAATCTGAACTATCTGTATTACGACTGGGCTATGGCATGCAGCGCAACTACAACGGCGCCCGTATGTCTCGTGCCATCGCTATGATGCACGCCGTTGCGGGTCAATTCGGTAAAATTGGTAACGGTTTCGTTTACGATAACACCCAAGCCGATGACAGCCTGAACTACTCTAAGGGTCGTGCGGATCACATTCACCCGAACCCGGATACCGTGGGTCACGTCAACATGACGGAGATCGCCAAGGCCATTCACCCGACTAACCCGACAGCCTATGGCAAGCCAATCAAGCCAATCAAGGCGGTGATTAACTACAACGGTAATTTCGTATCTGTTGCCCCAGATTCAAATGCCTGTCGCCTTGGTGCGATGCGTGATGACCTATTCTTAGTCGTTCATGATTTCTTGATGACAGATACCGCCGAGTTAGCAGATATTATCGTGCCATCGACCACACAGTTCGAGTTCCCGGATATGGGTACCGATTACAACTGTTACCACATGCAAACGTCTGAAAAAGTGATCGAACCTCTGGGTGAATCCAAAGATAACTGGATCTTCTTCAAAGAGTTAGCCGCCCATATGGGACTGGATCATCACCCCGAGCTGCGGGTCGATTATGAACAGATCCTGCGTGACTTCTTAGACACAGATGAACCAGCATTTAGACACAACAACATCACCTACGAGCAGATCATCAAAGAGAAATTTGTCACGGTTTACGATCAACGTCCTTACTTCGGTGACGGCAAGTATAAGACTGACAGTGGCAAGATTGAATTCCATTCTCAGATGATGAAGGACGCGGGCTACCACCCGGTGATCGACTTTGGTCTGCCTGAAGATGAGATGACCCCTGAAGAGAGAAACTTACCATTCCGCATGTTATCTCCGGCGATCCCTCAACGTGCCAACAGCGCCTTCTATAACGTGAAGTACATTCGTAACTTCCCGGCGTATTTTGCCAAGGTTAATACCGAAGATGCCAAAGAGCTTGGGATTAACAATAACGACCGAGTCAGACTCAGCAACCACAGAGGCGAAGCTTTCTTCATCGCCCAGGTTTCAAGTCAGGTTGGCCGCGGCACCGTAATGGCACCGAAGAACAACTGGCGCCGCATGGATCCACAGGGCAAGGCCAGCTGTACCAACAACCTCACCACCGACAAATTGACCGATATGGGCGGCTGCTCTGCCTACCATTCGACTAATGTCGCGCTAGAAAAAGCCTAA
- a CDS encoding 4Fe-4S dicluster domain-containing protein translates to MLDRRSILKMAAGGAMLSIVPMAQLQAKTAGKRLAMVFDVRRCTGCLSCTVSCAMENQTDAGRGRTRVNQASIEHQGQISTLAVPNQCNQCDNPACVYVCPVEATYKRKEDGIVVIDHDECIYCQLCVDACPYGARRKDETLESPPEKCNFCIHRVSVGLLPACVETCIGEARIFGDLNDPESKISRLLRDNKAYAMLSEAGTQPNIFYIGLPEQADDQEILSLNFLEWQR, encoded by the coding sequence ATGCTGGATAGACGTTCGATATTAAAAATGGCTGCTGGTGGTGCCATGCTATCAATTGTGCCGATGGCACAATTACAGGCAAAAACTGCAGGAAAACGTTTGGCTATGGTGTTTGATGTTCGTCGTTGTACTGGGTGCTTATCCTGTACCGTCTCTTGCGCTATGGAGAACCAGACTGATGCTGGTCGAGGAAGAACTCGAGTTAATCAAGCGAGTATTGAGCATCAAGGCCAGATATCAACTTTGGCCGTTCCGAATCAGTGTAATCAATGTGATAACCCTGCATGTGTTTATGTATGTCCGGTAGAGGCAACATATAAGCGCAAGGAAGATGGCATTGTTGTCATTGATCATGACGAGTGTATCTATTGTCAGCTTTGTGTCGATGCGTGTCCATATGGGGCTAGGCGCAAAGATGAGACCTTAGAGTCTCCCCCGGAAAAGTGTAATTTCTGTATTCACCGCGTATCAGTAGGCCTACTGCCTGCCTGTGTTGAGACCTGTATTGGTGAAGCTAGGATATTTGGAGATCTGAATGATCCTGAGAGTAAGATCTCTCGGCTACTTAGAGACAATAAGGCTTATGCCATGCTATCTGAAGCAGGTACTCAGCCCAATATTTTTTATATCGGTTTACCAGAGCAGGCAGATGATCAAGAGATCTTGTCACTTAATTTTCTCGAATGGCAGCGCTAG
- a CDS encoding 4Fe-4S dicluster domain-containing protein produces MSINQKVGFVFRQENCVGCGACTVACQIHNELPENHRFRKVDRYEVEREDGAIDVWLSHSCMHCENPACLIVCPAKAYHIRDDGIVVLDREKCTGCGLCASACPYSAVSIREDDGKADKCNMCVELLDRGMKPACVTGCPVQCIEVGNINEVLKKPSASKEGIGYGDCITKPNMVIIKERA; encoded by the coding sequence ATGTCTATTAATCAGAAAGTGGGCTTTGTCTTCAGACAAGAAAACTGTGTCGGTTGTGGTGCCTGTACTGTCGCCTGTCAAATTCACAACGAGCTGCCTGAAAACCACAGATTCCGTAAAGTCGATCGCTATGAAGTCGAGCGCGAAGATGGCGCGATTGATGTGTGGTTATCTCATTCTTGTATGCACTGTGAAAACCCAGCCTGCCTCATTGTCTGCCCAGCTAAAGCCTACCATATCAGAGACGATGGCATAGTCGTGCTAGATAGAGAAAAGTGCACAGGTTGTGGCCTGTGTGCCAGCGCATGCCCCTACTCGGCAGTCAGTATTCGCGAAGATGATGGCAAGGCCGATAAGTGCAACATGTGTGTCGAACTGCTAGATCGCGGCATGAAACCAGCCTGTGTTACCGGCTGTCCGGTGCAATGCATAGAAGTCGGCAATATCAATGAAGTGTTGAAAAAGCCTTCGGCAAGTAAAGAAGGCATTGGCTACGGCGACTGCATTACGAAACCTAACATGGTGATCATTAAGGAACGTGCATGA
- a CDS encoding LysR family transcriptional regulator — MNKIDQLNYNQLKVFISVYEHGQSHQAANELGMTASAVSRTLKILREIFKDSLFIRRASGFVATEKTHQIIPMAKALVEQYQQIEEQHSVFTPAESGGQYIIHAYDEFVYAVKKVIRDDILFEAPNLRFDVRVLTHDCSMELANGDMDFVVVYEGFNGKNLNYEMFAETDSLYILARKDHPLLSQTLTLEAISHYPCLEIDNYDDLTCPLLVNLCREQNLTMEVEGYTDSLASAMRLLSESNAITLSCNQFTRQFVKMLPQIQYIKLPDNLAQKCRIRRRENREIGNYILFGNTNNSAAFNWVKSKLICGLEKEWRLASDE, encoded by the coding sequence ATGAATAAAATAGACCAGTTAAATTATAACCAACTAAAAGTGTTTATTTCAGTATATGAACATGGTCAAAGTCATCAAGCAGCAAATGAATTAGGGATGACAGCATCTGCTGTAAGCCGAACTTTAAAAATATTAAGAGAGATATTTAAAGATTCACTCTTTATACGTCGTGCCTCCGGATTTGTTGCCACAGAAAAAACTCATCAGATAATTCCAATGGCCAAGGCCCTGGTCGAACAGTACCAACAAATAGAGGAGCAGCATTCAGTCTTTACTCCTGCCGAGTCAGGGGGCCAATACATCATTCATGCCTATGATGAATTCGTCTACGCGGTGAAGAAGGTAATACGTGATGACATACTTTTCGAAGCACCCAATCTTCGTTTCGATGTTCGCGTTCTCACCCATGATTGCAGTATGGAGTTGGCCAATGGTGATATGGATTTCGTGGTGGTATACGAAGGATTCAATGGTAAAAATCTTAATTATGAAATGTTTGCTGAAACAGACAGCTTATATATATTAGCCAGAAAAGATCATCCATTACTATCTCAAACACTGACCTTGGAAGCCATTTCACACTACCCCTGCCTTGAAATAGATAATTATGACGACCTGACTTGCCCGCTGTTAGTCAATCTTTGCCGCGAACAAAATCTCACCATGGAAGTTGAAGGTTATACCGATAGCCTAGCATCAGCCATGAGACTGCTTAGCGAAAGCAATGCCATAACATTGAGCTGCAATCAATTCACTCGTCAGTTCGTCAAGATGCTTCCCCAGATCCAATACATCAAATTACCCGATAACCTGGCGCAAAAATGCCGTATCCGCCGCAGAGAAAACCGAGAAATAGGTAACTATATTCTCTTTGGAAATACCAATAACTCAGCCGCATTTAACTGGGTAAAATCCAAACTAATCTGTGGCTTAGAAAAAGAATGGCGGCTCGCCAGCGATGAATAA
- a CDS encoding TorD/DmsD family molecular chaperone: MMKAEYGSTTTAYFAYKSMIFNPSGTEALKGLIDYLSANRPKSPLIIEARKFVEDPAELEFDFNRMCIGPYKLLVAPYEGVHISGNHVMNTDETVRVAEFYQEIGLVIDDQFNEPADFIGNELEFLYCVHALAWEQKQASNLDASIELKQLANEFITKHLGNWIAPFCEGIRQHAFHNFWREFAIELHHFIINQMNDDVNSPEPC, encoded by the coding sequence ATGATGAAAGCTGAATATGGCTCAACCACAACGGCATACTTCGCTTACAAATCGATGATTTTCAATCCTTCGGGAACAGAGGCATTGAAAGGCCTCATCGACTACTTAAGTGCAAACAGACCCAAAAGTCCTCTAATCATCGAAGCTAGAAAATTTGTCGAAGATCCTGCGGAGCTTGAGTTTGATTTTAATCGCATGTGTATTGGGCCATATAAGCTACTGGTAGCACCTTATGAAGGAGTACATATCAGTGGTAATCATGTCATGAATACTGATGAAACCGTCAGGGTTGCCGAGTTTTATCAAGAGATAGGGCTGGTTATCGACGATCAGTTTAATGAACCTGCCGACTTTATCGGTAATGAACTTGAGTTTCTCTACTGTGTTCACGCCTTAGCCTGGGAACAAAAACAGGCAAGTAATCTTGATGCATCCATAGAACTCAAGCAATTAGCTAATGAGTTTATCACCAAGCATCTAGGCAATTGGATCGCTCCCTTCTGTGAAGGAATACGCCAACATGCCTTTCACAATTTTTGGCGTGAGTTCGCTATAGAACTTCATCATTTCATCATCAATCAGATGAATGATGATGTTAACAGCCCCGAGCCCTGTTAA